In the Podospora bellae-mahoneyi strain CBS 112042 chromosome 4, whole genome shotgun sequence genome, one interval contains:
- the TGL2 gene encoding lipase 2 (EggNog:ENOG503NWWF; COG:S), with amino-acid sequence MSSLVCRSPSVISTSLLILPLLRLAAPARSVQTCAQRQPQPQQTRRASGPVAVRRFSASLTLSRKVAPTEAAHINEVRKTIADEFALIKDAYQSPKHPVVLAHGLLGFAELKLGGSYLPSIHYWRGIQEALTAQGAEVITASVPPSGSIEKRAAKLAQDIEAQAQGKSVNVVAHSMGGLDARYMISQLQPKGVDVKSLVTIGTPHHGSAFADYLIDELGPNYLPQVYKAWERVTGWEPSAFSQLTQKYMAEHFNPATPDDPNVQYFSYGAMVNGKPPLLSMFRISHKLIEEREGPNDGLVSVESSQWGTYKGTLTGVNHLDLINWTNRIRSNLQKLMGHPPSFNAVAFYLGIGDMLAKEGL; translated from the exons ATGTCTTCCCTCGTCTGCAGGTCCCCATCTGTCATCTCGACATCTTtgctcatcctccccttgctCAGACTAGCCGCACCTGCCCGGTCAGTCCAGACGTGCGCCCAAagacaaccacaaccacaacaaacacGGCGAGCCTCTGGCCCTGTCGCCGTTAGGCGCTTCTCCGCATCTCTTACCCTTAGCCGCAAGGTTGCGCCAACGGAGGCTGCCCATATCAATGAGGTTCGGAAGACGATAGCCGATGAGTTCGCCCTCATCAAAGATGCTTACC AGTCACCCAAACACCCGGTAGTCCTAGCACATGGGCTGTTAGGGTTTGCCGAATTAAAACTCGGAGGGTCCTACTTGCCAAGCATTCATTACTGGAGAGGGATACAGGAGGCCCTAACGGCCCAAGGGGCTGAGGTTATCACTGCCTCCGTCCCTCCCAGCGGCTCTATCGAGAAGCGCGCCGCCAAGCTGGCTCAGGATATCGAGGCTCAGGCACAGGGCAAGAGTGTGAATGTGGTGGCGCACAGCATGGGAGGACTTGATGCCCGCTACATGATCTCGCAGCTCCAGCCAAAAGGGGTCGACGTCAAGTCTCTTGTCACAATCGGCACACCTCATCACGGGAGTGCCTTTGCTGATTACTTGATTGACGAACTTGGGCCCAACTACCTGCCTCAGGTTTACAAAGCCTGGGAGCGGGTTACCGGTTGGGAGCCAAGCGCTTTTTCCCAGCTGACGCAGAAGTATATGGCGGAGCACTTCAACCCAGCGACCCCTGATGACCCAAACGTCCAGTACTTTTCGTACGGTGCCATGGTGAACGGAAAGCCTCCATTGCTGAGCATGTTCAGGATATCTCACAAGCTGATTGAGGAACGGGAAGGTCCAAACGATGGACTTGTCAGCGTAGAAAGCAGTCAGTGGGGTACCTACAAAGGAACGCTCACAGGCGTTAACCACCTGGACCTGATCAACTGGACCAACAGGATTCGGTCTAATCTTCAGAAGCTGATGGGTCACCCACCTTC GTTCAACGCGGTGGCTTTCTATCTTGGCATTGGAGATATGCTGGCAAAGGAAGGGTTGTAA
- a CDS encoding hypothetical protein (EggNog:ENOG503NVGM; COG:S), which yields MRFIKTIAMLAAMGSDIGIGAASVFRPTKPPAVPLAVRSPYLNAWLQGESGCVLPGEWPRFWTGDIQGWQGYVAVDGVAYNWMGGAPGPGPVNQLSLEYTSTKSIFTFDVAQKITLTVTFLSPVYPDDIQRQSLQFSYVTVTAKSSDGASHKVQVYMDVSGEWASGDNSEKVQWEFGTESNLYYLKFWRENQHEFKEANEIASWGNWYLSTGFHEGLTWQIGQDTTVRNQFAGNLTLSNSQESEFRPVSENWPVFAFSHDLGNIKDDEVERIFTLGLIQDNVIHFARQNNTLEPVQGLWMSFYNNSDMEAVVSFYNDYRHAVETMSLLDQRIEKDSVEVAGQNYSLITTLALRQTFGAFQYAGTPENPYIFLKEISSNSDIQTVDVIFPAFPIFVYLNATLSRYLLDPLFEHQESGSYPNKYAEHDLGTFPVAKGYPSGDDEAMPLEECGNMIIMSLAYAQRTGDTGYLTAHYPILAQWAQYLIEDSLVPANQLSTDDFAGTLANQTNLAIKGIIGLKAMSQIAQLTNNTDDFKDKAEDYLMTWKAYAINYDASPPHTTLSYGDKDSHGILYNIYADRLLGLQFVDQSVFDMQSDFYLTVANEYAVPLDTRHTWAKSDWEMFAAAVAKNETKEMFIDKLAEWVGKTTTNRAMTDLFDSITGDYPSGGPTFVARPVMGGMFALLALPKE from the exons ATGAGGTTCATCAAGACAATAGCCATGCTGGCTGCTATGGGCTCCGATATTGGAATCGGTGCTGCGTCGGTGTTTAGGCCTACCAAACCACCAGCCGTTCCACTGGCCGTCAGATCGCCATATCTGAATGCCTGGCTACAGGGCGAATCAGGATGTGTGCTACCTGGCGAGTGGCCACGCTTCTGGAC GGGAGATATCcaaggatggcaaggatATGTGGCAGTCGACGGCGTTGCCTATAACTGGATGGGGGGCGCCCCTGGCCCAGGCCCAGTCAACCAGCTATCACTGGAGTACACCTCAACAAAAAGCATCTTCACCTTTGATGTGGCCCAAAAGATCACCCTGACTGTCACTTTCCTCTCGCCGGTATACCCTGACGATATACAGCGGCAGTCTCTGCAGTTCTCATACGTAACTGTCACGGCAAAATCCTCTGATGGGGCCTCGCACAAGGTCCAGGTATACATGGATGTGTCTGGCG AATGGGCCAGTGGTGACAATTCCGAGAAGGTGCAGTGGGAATTTGGCACCGAGAGTAATCTTTACTATCTCAAGTTCTGGCGCGAGAATCAGCACGAGTTCAAAGAAGCCAACGAAATTGCAAGTTGGGGAAATTGGTATCTCAGTACCGGATTCCATGAAGGT TTGACGTGGCAAATTGGTCAAGATACCACCGTGCGGAACCAGTTTGCTGGCAACCTGACTCTCAGTAACTCCCAGGAGTCTGAATTTCGCCCGGTCAGCGAGAACTG GCCTGTGTTTGCGTTCTCTCATGATTTGGGCAACATCAAGGACGACGAGGTTGAAAGGATCTTCACCCTCGGTCTTATCCAGGATAATGTCATCCACTTTGCCAGACAAAACAACACCCTGGAGCCTGTCCAGGGACTGTGGATGTCCTTTTACAACAACAGTGACATGGAGGCTGTGGTCTCTTTCTACAACGACTACAGGCATGCCGTAGAGACAATGTCACTCCTAGACCAACGGATTGAGAAGGATTCGGTGGAGGTAGCTGGGCAGAACTACTCCCTTATCACTACACTTGCTCTTCGCCAGACTTTCGGTGCTTTCCAATACGCCGGAACGCCGGAGAATCCATATATTTTCCTCAAAGAAATCAGCTCCAACAGTGACATTCAGACAGTTGATGTCATATTCCCGGCGTTCCCAATATTCGTTTACCTCAATGCCACCTTGAGCAGATATCTCCTGGACCCTTTGTTCGAACACCAAGAAAGTGGTTCATACCCCAACAAATATGCCGAGCATGACTTGGGTACCTTCCCTGTGGCCAAAGGCTACCCCAGCGGAGACGACGAGGCCATGCCATTGGAGGAATGTGGTAACATGATCATCATGTCACTAGCATATGCTCAACGCACCGGCGATACGGGGTACCTAACAGCCCACTACCCAATACTGGCACAGTGGGCTCAGTATTTGATCGAGGACTCGCTTGTTCCTGCCAACCAGTTGAGCACTGATGACTTTGCTGGAACATTAGC AAACCAGACCAACCTGGCCATCAAGGGCATCATCGGCCTCAAGGCCATGTCCCAGATTGCCcagctcaccaacaacacggACGACTTCAAAGACAAGGCCGAGGACTATCTTATGACTTGGAAAGCGTATGCCATCAACTATGACGCCAGTCCACCTCACACTACGCTAAGCTACGGAGACAAAGACAGCCATG GAATTCTCTACAACATCTACGCAGACAGGCTGCTGGGCCTCCAGTTCGTTGACCAGTCTGTCTTTGACATGCAGAGCGACTTTTACCTGACCGTGGCGAACGAGTACGCTGTCCCGCTTGATACAAGACACACCTGGGCAAAGTCAGACTGGGAAATGtttgcggcggcggtggctaAGAACGAGACCAAGGAGATGTTTATCGACAAGCTGGCGGAGTGGGTGGGGAAGACTACGACCAACAGGGCGATGACGGACTTGTTTGATTCGATTACGGGTGATTACCCGTCGGGAGGGCCGACGTTTGTGGCGAGAccggtgatgggggggatgtttGCTTTGTTGGCTTTGCCAAAGGAGTAG
- a CDS encoding hypothetical protein (EggNog:ENOG503Q4VV; COG:L) produces MPPKRKADNLEATKSSIKTKKKPASSNNDKQIADAQASSTKESAILTGVAPLTQVGDMFFDMASRVPPPSKKTVILRVATVCSGTDAPIIALEALMKAVEILGHPTPFQLVHQFSCEIEAFKQGFIRRNLPAPTIIYRDVADLALAASKLDGKVLTAGGSKVEIPQEKIDIFFCGCSCVDYSSLNINMTKANKKETEEKLGVFQTLDKWLLDDDNKKKKDKDINKTHPVRRNKDFDQVLDECLDGMVDAKLGESIRTFFSALIFIKERRPKIVILENVDGAPWCMYTKRIFPLIGYKAEYLQVDSKRYYLPQTRQRGYLMAIDTDAASSPGCPTLEEAESIIAHWRETMKSLERAPSASVASFLQLPDDIGTITARADMEKPRTTKDSDWGTSSLRHAAERSLHELEMDDNPFSQKMMRNLKVIGPKLPPQSWRRWWLQQTCRSIDTMDIIEATGNKAGIHLGHKTCVIDVSQNVDRCTPFNRTGSVSNLKQSLGIIGCITPSGAPIVTDLMRPITGTEAMALQGMPVNEMAISSETQEQLRDLAGNAMTVTVVGAATHAALLAIHRHFPTLFDTVSGPLASRFKHYTRSQKLLLQPGIQQPSTTSVVYEPDTVHRLVRDMIRVCHCPPPIVSDQDGIPSYFICRTCQTTVCEECSGNPLHQLEPWRTHSPGASDEEAAQVSSDGGKASLKNHLPQAFVLGIFPDNLPELQGMKQPPACEILASKTRYFFGEIKVSEVVTATYKSRRTIARLVIHPDGKSTWFIHHNPGSNLDNPPTLPRTFEPSSPIARGDFHMSVNGVHNIKWSFWIPDRINITALLERDSSTAFATVRDKVSGTYAHAPECGTAGNELYVSLPEFHQTEPTFILRQCSRTGPATEDSLVWSSEMRKLDYHEIRDTYIQALPDLKLTTFPVGHIGETTLFSPGYWTEIQQDHSLSIWERLEATEIHWGQTKDVTPMSSLGDNATSPPHFSRFVLAEITANVDQFPLSAARRHMLEAHGTPGQFIMVPSNITEDFLHDFAFAANAFRAQNLGGPREEVKHFTDWIRIDRSEQWSRPPPEIHISKTKGKRLAVEDPDEAKDFEETLLNMPRAIAIAAQLQDPELCLIATLQPQVLASRAYAYLLQAHRTVPSGSREIQSAETYFKVYIDHAKPRNMSFPGFHPLIKPCNDSNRHGIQYDEADKYRMINPPRFQAGRHKLRDSQRNAVLWMLLREEKPEPFLETEIEEEVVTPLSVRVVGKATWPTRFPYSSRGGVAAHEIGYGKTVVTLALIDSRCWFDREASIEERRQVDECWHEELKSKYEELKEVGLPLAEDEKNEFFIHLSATLVVVPEHLTEQWSLEAKNFLGLKVGSQVIVIKTVAQFYLGRKLDVLRKAELIIMSSKILGDKFFEKLWGFGWGDLDPPFKDLSGRARERWYRQALRNLRILTASKLAAAGGKDNAAAERRFFGLQASEREAFLAKIVPDSRRKDQRTPRDKVPASPAKKEEGGGNFARVVWDECSYDHKADNKNIPFFVENLVANAKWLLSGTPKVFGLSEVCKTAKVFGVHLARPEPRIMPGLPAVTGGPVLEPASKSEEYHAYSSALKSASLAHERHSQAQAFVRQFFRANRVTDDGGTALSSVEVVLPVRMKGVTAARYYMAHQEALDADMDFAAISSHVRQQPDYSKEDMGDSTKSTTMMLGLLANDVVAVSRALTLPEFENSLTRSHCRLATSVKFLWDKAVWLNKWLTYLYRNEVKKEQENLQKEAAMCSFQYLCKEVNVAREGDFRHYGGGEEVFNCVAHAMVNGCLPTDPTVDPAAIIAQPMKEFEGPWVDGYDQSKAHFTWLHFFDKAEIEIPKTVSNETAVRLAEDLCALRRTLHINTPLAKAPLLPGGFDPEPLFHPRPNMPLPDIRNGLDQDKTTLGNWTVKELIEFCHAHRDLMPDRPEYDDEKCLPFDAEGLHVSASTTRSQLVSKAVELNLKSHGAVPKLRQALWEHSKNIGRGGAYRDGRPQSLKDGTFKNPENKSAMLSEFKSTVAELMKTMGDFKNATKELAFMPKFIQFSTSPDRDQLLQSRTCDGESCGRPLTSASQSYIVVACGHILCSACRHPQTARLCPARKCSSFIKERPVIPCTELNDNVKMSKVDHMMELVKSIIAKDERVLVFGQYQSYLEKLWSRIKEIDPKATNLALVTSSRDTSAMLEKFKSGIGGNVMLLNIDNDTSAGSNLTVANHIIFANPYFHPNKHHQAITVRQAKGRCLRYGQTKTVYVYHFMMAHTDEDRLLREHQVDNPAIKRYFDNVNGGENGVIVSKHCFNVPGQRRYRD; encoded by the exons ATGCCTCCCAAGCGCAAAGCCGACAACTTGGAGGCGACCAAGTCGTCCATaaagaccaagaagaagccagcCTCCTCGAACAATGACAAGCAAATTGCTGATGCTCAAGCTTCGAGCACAAAAGAGTCCGCCATTCTCACCGGCGTTGCCCCGTTGACCCAAGTGGGAGACATGTTCTTCGACATGGCCTCTCGGGTTCCGCCGCCTTCCAAGAAAACAGTCATCTTGCGGGTGGCGACTGTCTGCTCCGGCACTGATGCCCCCATCATTGCTCTAGAGGCGTTGATGAAGGCTGTTGAGATTCTTGGGCATCCGACACCGTTTCAGCTAGTTCATCAGTTCAGTTGTGAGATCGAGGCCTTCAAACAAGGCTTCATTCGAAGGAATCTACCAGCCCCGACAATTATCTACCGCGATGTTGCAGATTTGGCTTTGGCTGCCAGCAAGCTGGATGGAAAAGT TCTCACCGCAGGCGGTTCCAAGGTTGAGATTCCCCAGGAGAAGATCGACATTTTCTTCTGCGGTTGCTCATGTGTCGATTATTCTAGTCTGAATATCAACATGACcaaagcaaacaaaaagGAGACCGAAGAGAAGCTTGGCGTTTTCCAAACTCTCGATAAAtggcttcttgatgatgacaacaagaagaagaaggacaaagACATTAACAAAACGCACCCAGTGCGACGAAACAAAGATTTTGACCAAGTTCTCGACGAATGCCTTGATGGCATGGTGGACGCGAAGCTTGGTGAATCGATACGCACGTTCTTTTCGGCGCTCATTTTCATCAAAGAGAGACGCCCCAAGATCGTCATCCTTGAAAATGTCGACGGCGCTCCTTGGTGCATGTACACCAAACGGATTTTCCCACTTATCGGTTACAAGGCCGAATACCTTCAGGTCGATAGCAAGCGGTACTATCTGCCGCAAACACGCCAACGTGGGTATCTCATGGCAATTGACACTGACGCCGCCTCTTCTCCTGGCTGCCCCACGTTGGAAGAGGCCGAGTCGATCATAGCTCATTGGAGAGAAACCATGAAGAGCCTTGAACGTGCCCCCTCGGCATCTGTCGCCTCATTTCTCCAGCTGCCAGACGACATCGGTACGATCACGGCCCGCGCTGATATGGAGAAGCCTCGTACGACCAAAGACTCGGATTGGGGCACGAGCAGTCTTCGCCATGCAGCTGAGCGTAGCCTTCACGAACTTGAAATGGACGACAACCCCTTCAGCCAAAAGATGATGCGAAACCTCAAGGTGATCGGTCCCAAGCTTCCGCCGCAATCATGGCGTCGCTGGTGGTTACAACAAACATGCCGATCCATCGACACAATGGACATCATCGAAGCCACCGGCAACAAGGCGGGAATCCATCTCGGTCACAAGACCTGCGTCATTGATGTCAGCCAAAACGTCGACAGATGCACCCCCTTCAACCGTACTGGTTCCGTCAGCAATCTCAAGCAATCTCTGGGCATCATTGGCTGCATCACCCCCAGCGGCGCCCCCATTGTCACAGATTTGATGCGTCCGATCACTGGCACAGAGGCCATGGCTCTTCAAGGCATGCCCGTCAACGAGATGGCGATTTCGTCTGAAACTCAAGAGCAGCTTCGTGATCTGGCCGGCAATGCCATGACAGTCACCGTAGTCGGCGCAGCCACGCATGCAGCTCTCCTTGCAATTCACCGGCATTTTCCTACACTCTTCGACACCGTCAGCGGTCCCCTCGCCTCGCGGTTCAAGCACTACACGAGATCGCAGAAGTTGCTTCTTCAGCCTGGCATCCAGCAGCCCTCGACTACATCAGTCGTGTATGAGCCCGATACTGTGCATCGACTTGTTCGTGACATGATCCGCGTGTGTCATTGCCCACCACCCATTGTTTCGGATCAAGATGGGATTCCTAGCTATTTTATCTGCCGGACATGCCAAACAACCGTTTGTGAGGAGTGCAGTGGGAATCCCCTTCACCAGCTCGAACCCTGGAGGACCCATTCCCCCGGAGCTTCAGATGAAGAAGCGGCTCAAGTATCCTCTGATGGGGGTAAGGCGTCCCTCAAGAACCACCTTCCCCAAGCCTTCGTGCTTGGAATCTTTCCCGATAACCTGCCTGAGCTTCAAGGGATGAAACAGCCCCCGGCTTGCGAGATCCTGGCCAGCAAAACTCGCTATTTCTTTGGAGAGATCAAGGTCAGCGAAGTCGTCACCGCCACATACAAGTCCAGAAGGACCATCGCCCGTCTGGTTATCCACCCAGATGGAAAGTCTACCTGGTTCATTCATCACAACCCAGGTTCGAACCTCGACAATCCGCCCACCCTCCCTAGGACGTTTGAACCGAGCTCGCCCATTGCTCGCGGCGACTTCCACATGAGCGTCAATGGAGTCCACAACATCAAGTGGTCGTTTTGGATCCCAGACAGaatcaacatcaccgccctcctcgagaGAGATTCCAGCACTGCG TTCGCCACAGTAAGAGACAAAGTCTCGGGCACGTATGCGCATGCACCCGAGTGCGGGACAGCCGGTAATGAGCTATACGTCAGCCTACCCGAGTTCCATCAGACGGAGCCGACTTTCATCCTCCGCCAATGCTCTCGGACCGGTCCTGCTACAGAGGATTCTCTGGTCTGGTCAAGTGAGATGCGCAAGCTTGATTACCATGAGATCAGGGATACCTACATCCAGGCTCTTCCGGATCTGAAGCTCACCACATTTCCCGTTGGGCACATTGGCGAGACAACACTCTTCAGTCCAGGATATTGGACCGAGATTCAGCAAGACCACTCCCTCAGTATCTGGGAACGTCTCGAAGCTACTGAAATTCACTGGGGACAAACGAAAGATGTTACACCTATGTCGTCTTTGGGGGATAACGCTACTAGCCCTCCACACTTCTCACGTTTTGTCCTTGCTGAAATAACTGCCAATGTTGACCAATTTCCCTTGTCGGCCGCTCGAAGGCATATGCTCGAGGCTCATGGAACTCCGGGACAGTTCATCATGGTTCCCTCCAACATCACCGAAGACTTCTTGCATGACTTTGCATTCGCTGCAAATGCCTTCAGAGCCCAGAATCTCGGCGGACCTCGTGAAGAAGTCAAACATTTTACTGACTGGATTCGCATCGACCGGTCTGAGCAATGGTCAAGGCCACCACCTGAGATCCACATCAGCAAGACAAAAGGCAAGCGTTTAGCTGTTGAAGACCCTGATGAAGCCAAAGACTTTGAGGAGACTCTCCTCAACATGCCACGAGCCATTGCCATCGCTGCCCAGCTTCAAGATCCCGAATTGTGTCTCATAGCCACACTGCAGCCCCAAGTTCTGGCCTCAAGAGCCTATGCATACCTCTTACAAGCACACAGAACGGTACCAAGTGGCAGCAGGGAAATCCAGTCTGCAGAGACCTACTTCAAGGTTTATATCGATCATGCCAAGCCCCGAAACATGAGCTTCCCGGGCTTCCATCCTCTCATCAAGCCCTGCAATGACAGCAACAGACACGGGATCCAGTACGACGAAGCCGACAAGTACAGGATGATCAACCCACCTCGATTCCAAGCCGGTCGTCACAAGCTTCGCGACAGTCAACGAAATGCTGTTTTGTGGATGCTTCTCCGCGAGGAAAAGCCCGAGCCATTCCTAGAAaccgagattgaggaggaggtggtgaccCCTCTCTCCGTCCGTGTTGTTGGAAAAGCGACTTGGCCGACCAGATTTCCCTACAGCTCTCGAGGTGGCGTGGCGGCTCACGAGATTGGATACGGAAAGACCGTGGTGACACTTGCTCTGATCGATTCCCGATGCTGGTTCGACCGTGAGGCCTCTATCGAGGAGCGTCGCCAGGTTGATGAGTGCTGGCATGAGGAGCTCAAGTCCAAGTACGAAGAGCTCAAAGAAGTGGGACTTCCCCTCGCCGAAGATGAGAAGAATGAGTTCTTCATCCATCTTTCGGCGACTCTTGTGGTGGTGCCTGAGCACCTCACGGAGCAGTGGTCTCTCGAAGCGAAAAACTTCCTCGGTCTGAAGGTCGGAAGCCAGGTCATTGTCATCAAAACAGTGGCCCAGTTCTACCTCGGTCGGAAGTTGGACGTCCTGAGGAAGGCGGAGCTCATAATCATGAGCTCCAAGATCCTCGGTGACAAGTTCTTCGAGAAACTGTGGGGGTTTGGATGGGGTGATCTCGATCCCCCATTCAAGGATCTCTCGGGACGCGCGCGTGAGCGCTGGTACCGTCAGGCTCTGCGCAACCTGCGCATCCTGACGGCCAGTAAGCTCGCGGCTGCAGGCGGCAAAGACAACGCCGCAGCCGAGCGCCGTTTCTTTGGTCTGCAGGCGTCGGAACGTGAGGCTTTCCTGGCCAAGATCGTTCCCGATAGCCGGCGGAAGGACCAGAGAACCCCAAGGGATAAAGTCCCAGCTTcgccggcgaagaaggaagaaggggggggcaA CTTCGCGCGTGTCGTATGGGACGAGTGCTCATACGACCACAAGGCGGACAACAAGAACATCCCGTTCTTTGTTGAAAACCTTGTCGCGAACGCGAAGTGGCTCCTCTCGGGTACGCCCAAGGTGTTCGGCCTCTCCGAGGTCTGCAAGACGGCCAAGGTTTTTGGCGTTCACCTGGCGCGGCCCGAACCGCGCATCATGCCCGGTCTCCCGGCCGTCACTGGTGGTCCGGTCTTGGAACCTGCTTCCAAGAGCGAGGAGTATCACGCCTACTCCTCCGCGCTCAAGAGTGCTTCTCTCGCCCACGAGAGACACTCCCAGGCCCAGGCCTTCGTGCGGCAATTCTTCCGCGCCAACCGCGTTACCGATGATGGTGGCACGGCTCTCTCttcggtggaggtggttcTTCCTGTCCGCATGAAAGGAGTGACGGCAGCGCGCTACTACATGGCGCACCAGGAAGCCCTCGATGCCGACATGGACTTTGCAGCCATATCCAGTCACGTACGCCAGCAGCCAGACTACTCGAAAGAAGATATGGGGGATTCAACCAAGTCTACGACCATGATGTTGGGTCTGTTGGCCAATGATGTGGTGGCTGTGTCTCGCGCCTTGACACTTCCAGAATTCGAGAACTCCCTCACGAGATCCCATTGCCGACTGGCAACGTCCGTCAAGTTTCTTTGGGATAAGGCTGTGTGGCTCAATAAATGGCTTACTTACCTCTACCGCAATGAAGtcaaaaaagaacaagagaacctgcaaaaagaagcagcaaTGTGCTCATTCCAATACCTCTGTAAAGAGGTGAATGTGGCAAGGGAAGGAGACTTCAGGCACtacgggggaggagaagaagtgtTCAACTGTGTGGCTCATGCCATGGTCAACGGCTGTCTTCCGACTGATCCTACCGTCGATCCTGCCGCTATCATTGCCCAACCCATGAAAGAATTCGAGGGTCCCTGGGTGGACGGGTACGATCAGTCCAAGGCTCATTTTACCTGGCTGCACTTCTTCGACAAAGCGGAGATCGAGATTCCCAAGACAGTCAGCAACGAGACCGCGGTACGGCTTGCTGAAGACCTCTGTGCTCTACGCCGCACACTGCACATCAACACTCCCCTGGCAAAGgccccccttctcccggGCGGCTTTGATCCGGAGCCTCTGTTTCACCCCAGGCCTAATATGCCATTGCCTGATATTCGCAATGGTCTGGACCAGGATAAAACGACCCTCGGCAACTGGACTGTCAAGGAACTGATTGAATTTTGCCATGCGCACAGAGACCTCATGCCGGACAGACCTGAGTATGATGACGAAAAATGCCTACCTTTTGATGCCGAAGGTCTCCACGTCAGCGCCAGTACGACCAGGAGCCAGCTAGTGTCCAAAGCAGTGGAGTTGAACCTGAAATCTCACGGCGCCGTACCCAAGCTCCGTCAAGCACTCTGGGAACATAGCAAGAACATAGGTCGTGGAGGTGCCTACCGCGACGGCAGACCCCAGTCCCTTAAAGACGGTACCTTCAAGAATCCAGAAAATAAGTCCGCGATGCTTTCAGAGTTCAAATCGACGGTGGCCGAGCTGATGAAGACCATGGGCGACTTCAAGAACGCCACGAAGGAACTCGCATTCATGCCCAAGTTTATCCAGTTCTCGACTTCTCCGGACAGGGACCAGCTGCTGCAATCAAGGACCTGCGATGGTGAGAGCTGCGGGAGACCCCTGACCTCCGCGAGCCAGTCTTACATCGTGGTTGCCTGTGGACACATCTTGTGTTCTGCCTGTCGCCATCCACAGACGGCAAGGCTCTGCCCTGCCAGGAAATGCTCGTCCTTCATCAAGGAACGCCCAGTCATCCCCTGCACCGAACTCAACGACAACGTCAAGATGTCCAAGGTGGACCACATGATGGAGCTGGTCAAAAGCATCATCGCCAAAGATGAGCGTGTTTTGGTATTCGGCCAGTACCAGTCCTACCTCGAGAAGCTGTGGTCCAGGATCAAGGAGATAGATCCCAAGGCCACTAACCTGGCTTTAGTCACCAGCTCGAGGGATACGTCTGCTATGTTGGAGAAGTTCAAGTCAGGAATCGGGGGCAATGTGATGCTCCTCAACATTGACAATGATACCAGCGCCGGCAGCAACCTCACCGTCGCCAACCACATCATCTTTGCCAACCCCTACTTCCACCCcaacaagcaccaccagGCCATCACGGTTCGCCAGGCCAAGGGCAGATGCCTCCGGTACGGACAGACGAAGACTGTGTATGTGTACCACTTCATGATGGCACACACGGATGAGGACCGGCTTCTTCGTGAGCACCAGGTCGATAACCCGGCCATCAAGAGATACTTTGACAACGTCAACGGCGGTGAGAACGGAGTTATTGTGAGTAAGCACTGCTTTAATGTGCCGGGACAAAGGAGATACCGTGATTAA
- a CDS encoding hypothetical protein (EggNog:ENOG503NVYC), with product MGEMAKPELESTDIRNKLEDLSGIEIKPGDNPYNALINACHGNAAEIQSLYATHRIARNLQQKEKFLSHEFKELIIDPFLLRLENPKLEPGFKDPRNCLVFWARPPDHIIRLVIHLQQALKQAAPNLWLMPTYRMHMTTLEIAHSRSPAEIESMVALMRPKLASLTNMPFTKRARLVKPFISYDLSALAVSFMPAAGEAVLSPPPVAPHPKHINHPGLLGNDTAGSDTYTYHHLRRDVFDEAKSTGVEIGSRYVVPSAHITLGRYLTQTDHETPEQRQKWVQAIDDLNKWLEGEVWDVEDGEYVGEWIVGQERGLDARNGALWYGGGRTIMVGEGF from the exons ATGGGTGAGATGGCGAAGCCCGAGCTGGAGTCGACAGACATTCGGAATAAGTTGGAAGATCTTTCTGGTATCGAGATCAAGCCTGGAGACAACCCTTACAACGCTCTGATCAACGCTTGTCATGGTAATGCG GCCGAGATTCAGTCATTATATGCAACCCATCGCATTGCCCGAAACTTGcaacagaaagaaaagtTTCTATCCCACGAGTTCAAAGAACTCATCATCGATCCGTTTTTACTCCGTTTAGAGAACCCCAAGCTTGAGCCCGGATTCAAGGACCCTCGCAACTGTCTTGTTTTCTGGGCCAGGCCTCCAGATCACATCATCCGGTTGGTTATTCATCTTCAGCAAGCACTCAAACAGGCAGCACCCA ACCTTTGGCTTATGCCGACTTACCGGATGCACATGACCACGCTCGAGATTGCCCATTCACGATCACCGGCTGAAATTGAAAGTATGGTGGCCCTCATGCGGCCGAAACTCGCCAGTCTGACAAACATGCCCTTCACCAAGCGCGCTCGTCTGGTGAAGCCTTTTATATCCTATGACCTCTCGGCATTGGCTGTCTCGTTCATGCCTGCGGCAGGCGAAGCGGtgctctcaccaccacccgtgGCACCGCACCCAAAACACATCAACCATCCAGGTCTGCTGGGGAACGACACGGCGGGAAGTGACACCTACACCTACCACCATCTGCGTCGCGATGTCTTTGACGAAGCAAAGTCGACTGGCGTAGAGATCGGGTCACGTTATGTTGTTCCCAGTGCCCACATCACGCTGGGTCGATATCTCACACAGACGGACCACGAGACGCCGGAACAGCGACAGAAATGGGTCCAAGCTATTGATGATTTGAACAAGTGGCTGGAAGGTGAGGTCTGGGATGTGGAAGATGGAGAATATGTTGGCGAGTGGATCGTGGGCcaggagagggggttggatgcTCGGAATGGGGCCCTTTGGTATGGTGGTGGCCGTACCATCATGGTTGGAGAAGGCTTCTAA